DNA sequence from the Edaphobacter lichenicola genome:
CTGGCGGGGCATTATTGCGGATGACTTTACCTATGCGAACGTTCGGGTTGCGGCGTCTGCGATCGCGAACTACGTTTTAGCGCAGGAGGATGCGGCGGCCGGGGTGTGTATCGCTTACGATACGCGGTTCGGCTCGCACTCCTTCGCGAAGGTTGTGGCCGAGGTGCTTGCCGGGGCTGGCATCCCGGTGGCGATGGCTGCGGAGATTACGCCTACTCCTGCGCTCTCGTATGCGGTGCGCGAGCGCAAGGCGGCGGGTGGGGTGATGATCACCTCGAGCCATAATCCGGCGGAGTGGAACGGGGTGAAGTACAAGGCCAGCTATGGCGGCTCGGGCAAGCCTTCGATCATGGCGGCGATTGAGAGCTATCTCGACAAGCCGCTGGCGAAGGCTGCGAAGGCTGCTTCGATCGAGACGGCCGACTTCAATACGGACTACGTCGCTGCGATCGCGCGCTTTGTCGATCTCGATGCGATTCGTGCCTCGGGATATAAGTTTTTGATCGATTGCATGTACGGTGCGGGACGCGGTGTGGTCGCTGGGATCTTTACGAAGGCTGGGATTCCTTTCGTCGAGATTCGCAACGAGATCAATCCGGCGTTTCCTGGGATCAATCCTGAGCCGATTCTGCCGCACATCAGGGCTGCGCAGGTTGCTGTGGTTGCGGAGCAGTGCGATGCGGGGCTGATCACGGATGGGGATGCGGACCGGATCGGTGCGGTGGATGAGCATGGCAACGTGGTGGATGCGCACAAGATCTTTGCGGTGCTTCTGAAGTGGCTGCTGGAGCGAAAGAAGTGGCCGGGCGATGTGACGCGCGCCTTCAACACGACGAAGATGCTGGACCGGATCTGCGCGAAGTACGGGCGGCGGCTGCATGAGCATGGGATCGGGTTCAAGTATGTGTGCGACCTGATGCTCGAGCAGGAGATTCTGATTGGCGGCGAGGAGTCGGGCGGCATTGGCATCAGCCGGCATCTGCCGGAGCGGGATGGGATGCTGAACTCGCTTTTGCTTGCCAACGTGATGGCGGATGAGAAGAAGACGCTCGGGCAGCTCGTCGCTGCGTTACAGGAGGAGTTTGGCGAACACCAGTATGGACGCATCGATATGCATATCGATGAGGAGTTGAAGCTGTCTGCGATTGCAAGGGCGAAGGCTTTGAAGGATGCGGCTGGCGCGGACTTTGCGGGGTTGAAGGTGCTTCGGGTGGAGACGCTGGATGGGATCAAGTTCTTTCTGGAGAATCCTGACTGTGCGGGCAAGCCCAATGCGGCGGAGACGTGGCTGCTGCTTCGCGCTTCGGGGACGGAGCCGTTGCTGCGGGTGTACTGCGAGAGCTGTTCGGTAGAGTCGGTGGAGCGGGTGCTGGCGGCGGCGAAGACGTTTGTTCTTGAGGGACGTGGGGCTTGAGCGCAGAGGTCTGCTTGAAGGTGAACGGCATCCTGTTCGATATGGATGGGGTGCTGGTGAGCTCGATTGGGTCGGTGGTGCGTTGCTGGCGGCAGTGGGCGGAGCACTATGGGATTCCCAACGCGGAGATCTTCATGGTGCCGCATGGGATGCGTGCGATCGAGATTGTGAAGTCGCTGGTTCCGGAGATCGATCCCGAGGAGGGTCTGCGGTATATCGAGGATCTGGAGATGAACGATGTGGCGGACCTGGTGGTGCTGCCGGGGGTGAAGGCGCTGCTGGAGAGTCTGCCGGCGGAGCGGTGGGCGATTGTGACCTCGGCGACGCGCAGGCTGCTGCTGGGACGTTTGAAGGCGGCTGGACTGCCGGTGCCGGAGCGGATTATCAGTGCGGATATGGTGGAGCGGGGGAAGCCCGACCCGGAGCCTTACCGGCGCGGCGCTGAGTTGCTGGGACTGCGGCCTGAGGATTGCCTGGTGGTGGAGGATGCTCCTTCGGGCGTTGACGCCGGGCTGGCGGCTGGGTGCCGGGTAGTGGGTGTAGCTGGGACGCATACCGTAGAGGATCTGAAGGGGGCGCAGTGGGTTGTTGGGTCGCTGGAGG
Encoded proteins:
- a CDS encoding phosphoglucomutase/phosphomannomutase family protein gives rise to the protein MAETVVKFGTDGWRGIIADDFTYANVRVAASAIANYVLAQEDAAAGVCIAYDTRFGSHSFAKVVAEVLAGAGIPVAMAAEITPTPALSYAVRERKAAGGVMITSSHNPAEWNGVKYKASYGGSGKPSIMAAIESYLDKPLAKAAKAASIETADFNTDYVAAIARFVDLDAIRASGYKFLIDCMYGAGRGVVAGIFTKAGIPFVEIRNEINPAFPGINPEPILPHIRAAQVAVVAEQCDAGLITDGDADRIGAVDEHGNVVDAHKIFAVLLKWLLERKKWPGDVTRAFNTTKMLDRICAKYGRRLHEHGIGFKYVCDLMLEQEILIGGEESGGIGISRHLPERDGMLNSLLLANVMADEKKTLGQLVAALQEEFGEHQYGRIDMHIDEELKLSAIARAKALKDAAGADFAGLKVLRVETLDGIKFFLENPDCAGKPNAAETWLLLRASGTEPLLRVYCESCSVESVERVLAAAKTFVLEGRGA
- a CDS encoding HAD family hydrolase; protein product: MSAEVCLKVNGILFDMDGVLVSSIGSVVRCWRQWAEHYGIPNAEIFMVPHGMRAIEIVKSLVPEIDPEEGLRYIEDLEMNDVADLVVLPGVKALLESLPAERWAIVTSATRRLLLGRLKAAGLPVPERIISADMVERGKPDPEPYRRGAELLGLRPEDCLVVEDAPSGVDAGLAAGCRVVGVAGTHTVEDLKGAQWVVGSLEGVSVGADAGGLEVRFTRVG